From Pseudoalteromonas sp. R3, one genomic window encodes:
- a CDS encoding transposase gives MRNVRRLPLGSAQWIEEKLLTLAKVFCIDVCGYAVMSNHTHIVLYVDDKKAQRLSDKAIVLRWHKLFKGNWLTHKLIGGDELSASEHSMLAADIAEFRSRLASISWFMRVLNEDIARRANKEDGCTGRFWEGRFKSQALLDEAALAACLAYVDLNPVRAKMAETPETSDYTSIKKRIEHAQQGKQPKSLLRFAGNPRKHMPKGLPFELTYYIQLVELTGRCMRADKRGYISDSQPLLTRLQIEPDNWLKLTTQFTKVFHGAVGRKQAMTDYCEHLHKRRRANLTQCERLLG, from the coding sequence GTGCGGAATGTACGTCGTCTACCTTTAGGTAGTGCTCAATGGATTGAGGAAAAATTGCTGACCCTTGCCAAGGTGTTTTGCATTGATGTTTGTGGCTATGCTGTTATGAGCAATCATACGCATATTGTGTTGTATGTGGATGATAAGAAAGCACAAAGGTTATCAGATAAAGCAATCGTTCTTCGCTGGCATAAGCTGTTTAAGGGCAACTGGCTGACGCACAAGTTAATTGGTGGTGATGAGCTGAGCGCATCCGAGCATAGTATGCTGGCAGCGGATATTGCTGAATTCAGATCCCGTCTTGCGAGCATCAGCTGGTTTATGCGGGTGCTCAATGAAGACATTGCCCGCAGAGCCAATAAAGAAGATGGTTGCACAGGCCGGTTTTGGGAAGGGCGATTTAAGTCACAAGCCTTGCTGGATGAAGCGGCACTGGCAGCATGCCTGGCTTATGTTGACCTGAACCCAGTCAGAGCCAAAATGGCAGAGACACCGGAAACGTCAGACTACACCAGCATTAAAAAGCGGATTGAGCATGCACAGCAAGGTAAGCAACCCAAAAGCTTACTGCGTTTTGCGGGTAACCCAAGAAAGCACATGCCCAAAGGACTGCCGTTTGAGCTGACTTATTATATCCAACTGGTGGAGTTAACAGGCCGATGCATGCGCGCAGATAAGCGGGGCTATATCAGCGATAGTCAGCCACTGCTGACACGATTGCAAATAGAGCCAGACAACTGGCTCAAACTGACTACGCAGTTTACAAAGGTCTTTCATGGTGCAGTGGGGCGAAAGCAAGCGATGACAGATTACTGTGAACATCTTCATAAAAGGCGACGAGCCAACTTGACTCAGTGCGAGCGATTACTGGGTTAA
- a CDS encoding IS4 family transposase: MLDTTILHDMLRKNCPQIHARRLDSLMLATETLLDCNQLSLTELGRNMKGPVAAKHNIKRMDRLLGNTAMHNDRLAIYRFHARLTCGANPMPILPVDWADVREQLRLMTSRASVSIQGRSMIVYECTFTFAQYNSPKSHQLFLDELASILPDKCIPLIVTDAGYRNAWFRQVDKKGWFWLGRVRGKVTYQHKNSEDWPVNQALYPSATPRGRYIGEVKLGRKSPINCHLHLYKAKQKGRTDRRSSKAGRHHTAQKSYRTGSKEPWLLATNLPAELFKPRRVVSLYAKRMQIEESFRDLKSPQYGMGLRNRLDILLLLALLATIILWWIGLYAQHSNWQRKFQANTIKDRAVLSTVRLGKEVRRRSDYVMTGKQLRWAIREYVRLIHLLGRPQL, encoded by the coding sequence ATGCTTGATACCACCATCCTACACGATATGCTCAGAAAAAACTGCCCCCAAATTCACGCTCGGCGCCTTGATTCATTAATGCTGGCAACTGAGACTTTGCTCGATTGCAACCAACTATCTCTTACAGAGCTGGGTCGGAATATGAAGGGCCCTGTCGCTGCAAAACACAACATTAAACGTATGGACCGACTGCTTGGCAACACTGCCATGCATAACGACCGACTTGCTATTTACCGCTTTCATGCTCGCCTGACGTGTGGCGCTAATCCTATGCCTATCTTGCCGGTCGACTGGGCCGATGTGCGCGAGCAACTGCGGTTGATGACTTCGCGTGCTTCCGTCAGCATTCAGGGACGCTCAATGATAGTGTATGAGTGCACCTTCACGTTTGCTCAATACAACTCACCCAAGTCCCATCAGCTGTTCCTGGATGAACTTGCCAGCATCCTGCCTGATAAATGTATTCCACTCATCGTGACAGATGCTGGCTATCGAAATGCCTGGTTTCGACAGGTTGATAAAAAAGGCTGGTTCTGGCTCGGGCGGGTGCGTGGTAAAGTCACTTATCAGCATAAGAACAGCGAAGATTGGCCTGTAAATCAGGCTCTTTACCCATCAGCAACTCCTCGTGGACGTTATATTGGAGAAGTAAAACTTGGCCGAAAAAGCCCTATCAACTGCCACCTTCATTTATATAAAGCCAAACAAAAAGGCCGTACTGACAGGCGCTCTTCAAAAGCTGGCAGGCATCATACCGCACAAAAAAGTTATCGAACTGGCAGTAAAGAGCCCTGGCTATTAGCCACTAACCTGCCCGCAGAATTGTTCAAACCCAGACGTGTAGTATCACTTTACGCCAAACGTATGCAAATCGAAGAGAGCTTTCGAGACCTGAAAAGCCCCCAATACGGGATGGGTCTGCGGAACCGGCTCGATATTCTGCTATTACTCGCTTTGCTGGCGACCATTATTCTCTGGTGGATCGGCCTGTATGCCCAACACTCAAACTGGCAACGAAAGTTCCAGGCAAATACAATAAAAGACCGTGCTGTTCTGTCGACTGTCAGACTTGGCAAAGAGGTTAGGCGACGAAGCGATTATGTTATGACAGGAAAGCAACTGCGCTGGGCTATACGCGAATATGTGCGCTTGATACATCTGCTCGGGAGGCCTCAATTATGA
- a CDS encoding collagenase: MKIKAILAALPLLCTSVQATQQQVERQFKPLNAADLQLAHGDEGHNHTAQDNAPTAARDSVMHSHLPVEMHLASSQVELASGCNLSGFANASASTIVAQITEQGASCVNDLFSAPSDTQVATFTTAKMLAVAAQAKTLSVNYSGTGSADLEAFFLFIRAGFYVEFYNDSVTFDGSVQTAVKGALDAFVANSHFYDNNDAHGEVLSEVITTMDSSELQHVYLPVVKAWLSRWSESYATSWHMRGAVNGIFTILFRGQWNSDFVALVGKDAELVSLLANFTKQSWMLGSDAEFMIINAGRELARLKNYTGTSIQPAVDTALKSLFSTYQSYGYGDGIWLGAADVATYYADCNDFGICGFKEELIGKALSQSYQCSSTIRIRSQEMTQAQHLSACDTMAAEETRFHAMLETNQTPVADDNNTMLQVNIFNSSADYKKYAGPIFGINTDNGGMYLEGDPSVVGNQANFIAYEASYAKADHYVWNLEHEYVHYLDGRFDLYGDFNAPTEAIVWWSEGVAEYVANLNDNQRAIDTIKDGSTYQLGEIFETTYDGFDQDRIYRWGYLAVRFMVETHKDEVNAMLGETRVGNWSAYKARMNNWAAQYGNEFTRWTQQLAGDTNQAPTAVINGPYQGTAGASVRFSSQGSSDPEGQSLSYAWQFGDGAQSTQADPVHTYQDAGSYTVTLTVTDSQGLAHQVTTQATISADQGIVELQNGKAVRVAGAQDELTYFKIQLPAGATNLTVSTSDGSGDVDLYLRHAEQPTLDTYDCRPYVGGNAERCDVATPKAGEYYIMLRGYNAYADVNLIASYTAPVAALPDTCVTQGSVSGGRLSDGVAVCMGSQDPMWFSLENVSGQQSIRIETAHGNGDLTLEYSNQGWPNDNNVEAGSYRAGNSECINLSDQSQYWGYLKVSGAPVGATVQVTYNDGWCN, translated from the coding sequence ATGAAAATAAAAGCAATACTCGCTGCGCTTCCCTTGCTATGCACTAGTGTGCAGGCGACGCAGCAACAAGTTGAAAGACAGTTTAAACCACTGAACGCTGCTGATTTACAGCTGGCTCATGGTGACGAAGGTCATAACCACACTGCACAAGACAATGCACCAACAGCAGCCCGTGACTCTGTAATGCATTCGCATTTGCCGGTAGAAATGCATTTGGCTTCATCACAGGTTGAGCTGGCAAGCGGGTGTAACCTGAGTGGGTTCGCCAACGCAAGTGCATCGACTATCGTGGCACAAATCACAGAGCAGGGTGCAAGTTGTGTCAATGATCTGTTCAGTGCACCTTCTGATACTCAGGTTGCCACCTTTACAACCGCAAAAATGCTGGCCGTCGCTGCGCAGGCAAAGACCTTGTCTGTGAATTATTCAGGGACTGGCAGTGCTGATCTGGAAGCGTTTTTCTTGTTTATTCGGGCCGGTTTTTACGTCGAGTTTTATAATGACTCAGTTACCTTCGACGGCAGTGTGCAAACTGCGGTTAAGGGCGCGCTGGATGCGTTTGTGGCCAATAGTCATTTCTATGACAACAACGATGCGCATGGCGAAGTACTTAGCGAAGTGATCACCACTATGGATTCTTCCGAACTTCAGCATGTTTATCTTCCAGTCGTGAAAGCCTGGTTGTCTCGCTGGAGCGAAAGCTATGCGACCAGCTGGCATATGCGTGGTGCGGTGAATGGCATATTTACCATTTTATTCCGCGGGCAGTGGAACAGCGATTTCGTTGCGCTTGTCGGTAAAGATGCAGAGCTGGTGAGTTTACTGGCTAACTTTACCAAACAAAGCTGGATGCTGGGGTCGGATGCTGAATTCATGATCATTAATGCCGGCAGAGAGCTTGCCAGGCTCAAGAATTATACAGGAACATCAATCCAGCCAGCCGTCGATACAGCCCTGAAATCTCTGTTCTCTACCTACCAGAGCTATGGCTATGGTGATGGGATCTGGCTTGGTGCCGCTGATGTTGCGACCTATTACGCGGATTGTAATGATTTCGGGATCTGTGGGTTTAAAGAGGAGCTGATTGGTAAAGCGTTGTCGCAGAGCTATCAGTGTAGCAGCACTATCCGTATTCGCTCTCAGGAGATGACTCAGGCGCAGCATTTGTCTGCCTGTGACACTATGGCGGCAGAAGAGACGCGCTTTCATGCCATGCTCGAAACCAATCAAACACCCGTCGCCGATGATAATAACACCATGCTGCAAGTTAATATCTTTAACAGCAGCGCAGATTACAAGAAATATGCGGGCCCGATATTTGGTATAAACACCGACAACGGCGGAATGTATCTGGAAGGAGATCCGAGTGTTGTAGGTAACCAGGCAAACTTCATCGCCTATGAAGCCAGCTACGCGAAGGCTGATCATTATGTGTGGAATCTGGAGCACGAGTATGTGCATTACCTGGACGGACGATTTGACCTGTACGGTGATTTTAATGCCCCAACGGAGGCCATTGTCTGGTGGAGCGAAGGGGTGGCAGAATATGTGGCCAACCTGAACGACAATCAGCGCGCTATAGATACGATAAAAGACGGCAGTACCTATCAGCTGGGTGAGATCTTTGAAACCACGTACGACGGCTTTGATCAGGACAGGATCTATCGCTGGGGTTATCTTGCTGTGCGCTTTATGGTTGAAACACACAAAGATGAAGTGAATGCCATGCTGGGAGAAACCCGGGTCGGTAACTGGAGTGCTTATAAGGCGCGCATGAATAACTGGGCTGCGCAATATGGCAACGAGTTTACCCGGTGGACGCAACAACTGGCAGGCGACACAAACCAGGCGCCGACAGCGGTTATAAATGGTCCATATCAGGGCACAGCCGGCGCATCTGTGCGTTTTAGCAGTCAGGGCAGTTCAGATCCGGAAGGACAGTCGCTAAGCTATGCATGGCAGTTTGGAGATGGCGCGCAAAGCACACAAGCGGATCCAGTTCATACTTACCAGGATGCCGGTAGCTACACAGTAACACTCACTGTGACTGACAGTCAGGGTCTGGCACATCAGGTGACAACGCAGGCAACGATCAGTGCAGATCAGGGGATTGTTGAGTTACAAAATGGTAAGGCTGTGCGTGTTGCCGGTGCCCAGGATGAACTGACATACTTTAAAATTCAGCTTCCAGCAGGTGCAACGAACCTGACCGTCAGTACCAGTGATGGCAGCGGAGATGTTGACTTATATCTGCGTCATGCGGAGCAACCTACGCTGGACACCTACGATTGTCGGCCTTATGTTGGCGGCAATGCAGAGCGATGTGACGTTGCGACACCAAAAGCTGGTGAATATTACATTATGCTCAGAGGCTACAATGCATATGCCGACGTTAACCTGATTGCCAGTTACACCGCGCCGGTAGCGGCTTTACCTGATACCTGTGTGACTCAGGGAAGCGTGTCTGGTGGGCGGCTGTCAGACGGCGTTGCTGTGTGTATGGGCAGTCAGGATCCAATGTGGTTTAGTCTGGAAAACGTCAGTGGCCAGCAGAGCATTCGAATCGAAACAGCCCATGGTAACGGTGATCTGACACTGGAGTACAGTAATCAGGGGTGGCCAAACGACAATAATGTGGAGGCCGGATCTTATCGGGCAGGTAACAGTGAGTGTATTAACCTAAGTGATCAAAGCCAGTATTGGGGATACCTTAAGGTCAGTGGCGCGCCTGTCGGTGCGACTGTGCAAGTGACCTATAACGATGGATGGTGCAACTAA
- a CDS encoding VOC family protein — MKYLHTMVRVENLDASLNFYCNLLGLVEVKRKDSEAGRFTLVYLAAPTQLDEAKTSFSPTIELTYNWDTEQYSGGRNFGHLAFAVEDIYALCEKLQAAGVTINRPPRCGHMAFIKSPDGISIELLQQGEPLPPQEPWLSMENTGSW, encoded by the coding sequence ATGAAATATCTGCACACTATGGTTCGGGTTGAAAACCTGGATGCATCTTTAAACTTTTACTGTAACCTGCTGGGATTAGTAGAAGTTAAACGTAAAGACAGTGAAGCCGGGCGCTTTACTCTGGTTTATCTGGCAGCACCCACCCAGCTGGATGAAGCGAAAACCAGCTTTTCACCGACCATTGAACTGACCTACAACTGGGATACAGAGCAGTACAGTGGCGGGCGCAATTTTGGTCACCTGGCCTTTGCTGTTGAAGACATCTATGCACTGTGTGAAAAACTCCAGGCTGCGGGCGTCACCATTAACCGGCCACCAAGATGTGGGCACATGGCCTTCATTAAATCTCCCGACGGTATCTCGATTGAACTATTACAACAGGGCGAGCCGTTACCTCCTCAGGAGCCGTGGCTGAGCATGGAAAACACCGGCAGCTGGTAA
- a CDS encoding pre-peptidase C-terminal domain-containing protein: MRVLLAGLTTVSLFTSAAYSASDYHRLIWDTDPSHQATLGFTPTGGSGHFVKYGTTTNEQNWQVKQPTATAVFDGSLNSQFVTLTGLSANTAIYYRVCDNAGCGQRMWFKTAPDTTTGFVAVAGGDTRTGWTTRREGNALIAKIRPLFIMHGGDYTNANSAQEMREYLKDWQLTFSDDVIDGQSYKRIYPFVATFGNHEDDNFKTLCQVFGVDYDQDGACTNKDSYGAFNIANLLRVYTLNSQYKDSGWSSYATAMNNWLKQDLQSNGASAKWRIAQYHKPMYPHYSGKSDNTILHTWWADLFYQHGMNLVVESDTHINKLTEALQPSGSGFTKTTTGGTVYVGEGSWGAPARSANDPKSWTIDLASIQQFKVLSVTADSMKVQTAQFTAGADTLTREQRAADALALPANISWWYASELGETMTLKRAANSLSIIDRDSGPVDPGNELQNGQPVGNLAGSADSEKVFTMVVPEGASNLRFTMSGGSGDADLYVRFAQKPTTSTYDCRPYKDGNNETCTISNVQAGTYYIVVRGYKAFSGVSLVGQYDLGTPPGDGNKQVWSGLSATAGSWIHKTFDVPASATKLTVSTSGGTGDADLYLRFGAQPTSSRYDCRPYEDGNVETCTQTQPQTGTWHISVKAYKDFSGVTLTAEY; the protein is encoded by the coding sequence ATGAGAGTGCTTTTAGCAGGCCTCACAACCGTAAGCTTATTTACCTCAGCGGCATACAGTGCCAGTGACTATCACCGCTTAATCTGGGATACCGATCCCAGTCATCAGGCCACGTTGGGTTTTACACCCACAGGTGGAAGTGGTCATTTTGTCAAATATGGTACCACCACGAATGAACAAAACTGGCAGGTAAAGCAGCCCACCGCAACCGCCGTTTTTGATGGTAGTCTCAACAGCCAGTTCGTCACCCTGACAGGGCTCAGTGCCAACACAGCCATCTATTATCGGGTGTGCGACAACGCCGGCTGTGGTCAGCGGATGTGGTTTAAAACGGCGCCAGACACCACCACAGGGTTTGTTGCAGTCGCGGGCGGAGACACTCGAACAGGCTGGACAACACGACGTGAAGGCAATGCACTGATAGCCAAGATCCGCCCTCTGTTTATTATGCATGGCGGCGATTATACCAATGCCAATTCAGCCCAGGAAATGCGTGAGTACCTGAAAGACTGGCAGCTGACCTTTTCTGATGACGTTATCGATGGACAAAGCTACAAACGCATCTACCCATTTGTTGCCACCTTTGGTAACCATGAAGACGACAACTTTAAAACCCTGTGTCAGGTTTTTGGGGTTGACTATGACCAAGACGGAGCCTGTACCAATAAAGATAGTTACGGCGCCTTTAACATCGCGAACCTGCTGCGCGTCTACACCTTAAACAGCCAATACAAAGACAGTGGCTGGTCTAGCTATGCGACCGCCATGAACAATTGGCTTAAACAAGACCTGCAAAGCAATGGTGCCAGTGCCAAATGGCGTATTGCTCAGTATCACAAGCCTATGTACCCACATTACTCAGGGAAATCGGACAATACTATTTTGCATACCTGGTGGGCAGACTTGTTCTATCAGCATGGAATGAACCTGGTCGTTGAATCTGATACGCACATCAATAAGCTGACCGAAGCGTTGCAACCTTCGGGTTCAGGGTTTACCAAAACGACCACTGGCGGCACCGTGTATGTGGGTGAAGGTAGCTGGGGTGCCCCCGCTCGTTCAGCCAACGACCCGAAAAGCTGGACCATTGATTTGGCCAGTATTCAGCAGTTTAAAGTGTTAAGTGTGACTGCTGACAGCATGAAAGTGCAAACGGCTCAGTTTACTGCCGGTGCTGATACACTCACACGTGAACAACGCGCAGCCGACGCGCTTGCTCTGCCTGCCAATATCAGTTGGTGGTATGCCAGTGAGCTTGGAGAAACCATGACGCTTAAGCGTGCCGCCAATTCGCTTTCAATCATTGACAGAGACAGTGGTCCGGTTGACCCGGGCAATGAGCTACAAAATGGCCAGCCAGTCGGTAACCTCGCAGGCAGTGCCGACAGTGAAAAGGTGTTCACTATGGTTGTACCAGAGGGCGCAAGCAATCTGCGCTTTACTATGAGTGGCGGTAGTGGCGATGCCGACCTGTATGTGCGTTTTGCACAAAAACCAACGACCTCAACATATGATTGCCGCCCATATAAAGATGGTAATAATGAAACCTGTACCATCAGCAACGTACAGGCGGGTACCTATTATATTGTTGTCCGCGGTTACAAAGCCTTCTCTGGCGTATCATTAGTCGGCCAGTATGATCTGGGTACACCACCGGGCGATGGCAATAAGCAAGTATGGAGCGGGTTAAGTGCAACCGCAGGAAGCTGGATCCACAAAACCTTCGACGTGCCTGCCAGTGCCACTAAGCTCACCGTGAGCACCTCTGGCGGCACTGGTGATGCCGATCTTTATTTACGTTTCGGCGCGCAGCCAACCTCTTCACGTTATGATTGTCGCCCTTATGAAGATGGCAATGTGGAAACCTGCACACAAACGCAGCCTCAAACCGGCACCTGGCATATTTCTGTCAAAGCCTATAAAGACTTCAGCGGCGTGACATTAACCGCAGAGTATTGA
- a CDS encoding DUF1566 domain-containing protein has translation MIARLLMSLAAVLIVASVLWLDPATPVAQPHPRFVKLDENGSPLSPWQGPWSCVLDTTQQLVWEVKTDSENIHDGYWTYSWYLSDDLRISDQARGEANLGDCYFEANRCDTQDLINRTRQAALCGLTQWRLPSAQELSSLVQPPARPGHAHIAQDFFPI, from the coding sequence ATGATCGCCCGATTACTCATGTCGCTGGCTGCTGTTTTAATTGTGGCTTCTGTGCTTTGGCTGGACCCGGCAACTCCGGTGGCGCAACCGCATCCCAGGTTTGTCAAACTGGATGAAAATGGCAGTCCTCTGTCTCCATGGCAAGGACCCTGGTCCTGCGTGCTGGATACGACACAACAACTGGTATGGGAGGTTAAAACCGACAGCGAAAACATCCATGATGGATACTGGACATACTCCTGGTACCTGTCAGACGACCTCCGTATTTCAGACCAGGCAAGAGGCGAAGCCAACCTTGGCGATTGCTATTTTGAAGCGAATCGTTGCGATACCCAGGACCTGATCAACAGAACCAGACAAGCTGCCTTGTGTGGCCTGACTCAATGGCGACTCCCCAGCGCACAAGAGCTAAGCAGCTTAGTGCAGCCCCCCGCCCGCCCGGGTCATGCCCATATTGCTCAGGACTTTTTCCCCATATGA
- a CDS encoding ethylbenzene dehydrogenase-related protein — protein sequence MRKATFVFLHMLTIILVSCSLFTGLRFSLLTQDWLRFLSALLPQGSLYPWHIGSASLLSVLAMGYLLLSLWRPYRSSPSHYHLWVNRFGYLIILVLLGSGWLLWLGRFVAIAQPLHFYSFWLLLIYLLMHGWAYFIQHGKYVISALLPKQPEKHSIAAVLSVTVGGILLYSATQHSAETLTVASLAPEEFIDIDGLGDESQWQRAPVYTIETHGGINFDDGRSTIQVQALANSQESYFLVRWTDSSMSTNHLPLLKTQAGWKVQQNGFYEFDERTFYEDKLAVMLSHSCEAGADNTAQLGNRPLDGKPPNWHGKGFHASMDGKIRDLWHWKAVRTNDMYLADDNFFGPPAIAQQGQRRYTAGYQPDGKESGAYVMNWRWYKPGLVTPKRLPDQSNAHLSVLPWFGSTPYTAENDDFAPGSTLSSILYRSNRFEGDRADVRARGTWSNGVWTLELVRKHDTGSEHDVPLTNGTCMWFSAFDHAQIGHTRHMRPAILRYPL from the coding sequence ATGCGTAAGGCTACTTTTGTTTTTCTTCATATGTTGACCATCATATTGGTGAGCTGCAGTCTGTTTACCGGCCTGAGGTTTTCTTTGCTCACTCAGGACTGGTTAAGATTCCTCAGTGCTCTGTTACCTCAGGGAAGTCTGTACCCCTGGCATATCGGCAGTGCCAGTTTATTATCTGTGCTGGCCATGGGATACCTGTTACTTTCTTTGTGGCGTCCATATCGCAGCAGCCCGAGTCACTATCACCTGTGGGTGAACCGGTTTGGTTACCTAATCATACTGGTATTACTGGGCTCCGGATGGCTGCTCTGGCTGGGGCGATTTGTTGCAATCGCACAGCCTCTGCATTTTTACAGTTTCTGGTTATTGCTCATATACCTGCTCATGCACGGATGGGCCTACTTCATTCAACATGGCAAATACGTTATATCCGCTTTACTGCCAAAACAGCCAGAAAAACACAGTATCGCGGCTGTCTTAAGCGTCACTGTCGGAGGCATACTCTTATACAGCGCAACTCAACATTCCGCTGAGACCTTGACTGTTGCGTCACTTGCCCCCGAGGAGTTTATCGACATCGACGGTCTTGGCGATGAGTCACAGTGGCAGAGAGCGCCGGTTTACACAATTGAGACACACGGCGGTATCAACTTTGATGATGGCCGCAGTACTATCCAGGTTCAGGCTCTGGCAAACAGCCAGGAGAGTTATTTCCTAGTGCGCTGGACAGACTCAAGCATGAGCACCAATCACCTTCCTCTGTTAAAAACGCAGGCAGGCTGGAAGGTTCAGCAAAATGGGTTTTATGAATTTGATGAGCGCACATTTTATGAAGACAAATTAGCCGTTATGCTGTCGCACTCTTGCGAAGCCGGAGCCGATAATACCGCTCAGCTGGGCAACCGCCCGCTTGATGGTAAACCGCCAAACTGGCATGGCAAGGGGTTCCACGCCAGTATGGATGGAAAAATTCGCGACCTGTGGCACTGGAAAGCGGTTCGCACCAACGACATGTACTTAGCGGACGACAACTTTTTCGGGCCACCAGCCATAGCACAACAGGGCCAACGCAGGTATACGGCAGGCTACCAGCCAGACGGCAAAGAGAGCGGCGCCTATGTGATGAACTGGCGATGGTATAAGCCGGGTTTGGTTACTCCGAAACGATTACCCGACCAAAGCAATGCACATCTGAGTGTCTTGCCCTGGTTTGGCAGCACCCCCTATACCGCCGAAAACGATGATTTTGCACCTGGCAGTACACTGTCATCGATTCTCTATCGCTCCAATCGCTTTGAAGGTGATCGTGCCGATGTCAGGGCAAGAGGAACCTGGAGTAACGGCGTGTGGACGCTGGAGTTAGTGCGCAAGCACGACACAGGCTCTGAGCACGATGTACCGCTCACAAACGGCACCTGCATGTGGTTTTCTGCCTTTGATCATGCACAGATTGGACATACCCGCCATATGCGCCCTGCAATTTTGAGGTACCCACTATGA